The following proteins are co-located in the Agromyces laixinhei genome:
- a CDS encoding ThuA domain-containing protein codes for MLTHVHPAAKRLIAVMLAAVLTVGVVVGVAAPAQAHDGAHVLIFTKTTQYRHTDAIDEGTPLITAALAAEGIEATHTEDSTVFNDTDLAGYDALIMFQTSGDPWNAEQKAALERYQQAGGGIVAIHNATDMRGNYAWWDELVGSLMPGHAATGSDPGQPGTVRIEDHTHPSTEHFEASRWDRADEWYNFSNNVRGTAHVLASMDESTYDAGGNAMGYDHPISWCKPYDGGRTWTTAMGHFGSHYEEPEFMAHIVGGVKYAAGLEEGDCGGTVWDSFEKVSLDQNTSAPFAMDIAEDGRVFYTELVRGEVRVWDPATNAVTTALQLDVYSGGEDGLLGIALDNDFTENGQLYVYRSPNAADNSDPSSFLSRVSRFTMENGTIDPASEELIIEVPARRLPDEPGHTGGGLDFDAQGNLYLGVGDDVNPHSEPSGGYAPISARPGTFHDARATSANTNDLRGKLLRITPNADGPGYTIPDGNLFPEADDTADKTLPEIYAMGFRNPFRFSVDQVTGAISLADYSPDNGNDAPATRGPAGIAEWNYITSPGNYGWPLCMGDNEPFRNVDYTTSPVTVGDFFDCSAPINDSPRNTGLTELPEARAADMWYGYQRSSVPGIIPQGGGLAPMGGPVYDYDAELESDTKFPASYDGKPFFYEWARNKMYSIQLADDTTVSGDAVEKVNAFLPQEQFLAPIDSRFGPDGSLYVLDWGGGFGRDNPNSGLHRIDYISGSRSPIAKITTDQESGPAPLTVAFDGSSSSDPEGAELTFAWDFEDDGTVDATTATATNTYETDGVFDARLTVTDPDGKTATTTVPITVGNTRPSVSFSLPPNGSFFDFGDEISWDVSVTDPEDGTVNGDDVIIQPALGHDDHAHPTTPLSGFTGSTETSLGGHAPDEDIFFAIDARYTDGGGEAGANPLTGSETTLVFPKRKQAEFFDSASEMTTAPSRDVEGVESDRVIVGGDGAWAHFDPVNFHRIDDLALRVSAVSAGASIELRNGAVDGALLATAEVPATGSMRFTDVLVDVSAFPAETMDLYVVFRGGEIKLNFLEAIGQGSSPVASPTVAITAPEQDVELEPGQDVAVEAEAAGDVEQVEFFVDGASIGVDDAAPYAANWAAPAEGLYQLTAVATNTAGKSTTSRIVQAQVGELFGDLIPFTNAEGTFERIGDGQFRITGAGDDTWQGTDEYSTLYAPAGGDEDWEAVVKVDAQQNTNGAAKAGIIVRNDMTQPGTSPGYAMVGIRPAGGVEFLSDPDGNGQLNNSVQAGTTSYPVWVKMKRAGADYTAYFSKDGTTWTQVGGTVNLTGAAATQDVGMFTVSHASGPGTVDFADFAIDTDPQGPEPTEPLEPLMCTAAPLSDEFDAPALSPFWSIREDSATPITQGDGVLNLPVTTGDINEAATGPVSFAGKPLPAGAWEATTKITLEHTSHWQWAGLVVHQSDDEYNKLAFVRTQGGQRIVEFQSETAGSRTTPAAPQVPADFPSTIHLKLASDGTTLTGAYSADGESWTALTGQMPLKQNAKIGVMAAGDLGTTPVTAQVDSFHFSPEPAPGEAVAPSDEFDGDVLDGCRWSQSVRYDSNHAAVADGHLKVTTQPGDINGDNPLSPRNFILTEAPEGDWVATTKFKAPLLHRYQLAGLMMWADDDNYVKADVVATNAPGGALDLRAELAAEADGTGYGSRNVNIADSTESGYWYIRVTKTGDEYTAEVSDGGINWTPIGDTAITFDQPLRGLGLMAIGPQQEQPVVVEFDYFHLEADAPAPTLDVPVTVNTRCVAGKVLVAVRATNNEDVPMALSFESAYGTKTFAEVAPGKNAVHAFTTRQVGVPEGTVAVTATATIDGAPVTVTVDAGYDAASCE; via the coding sequence ATGCTCACCCATGTTCATCCGGCCGCGAAACGGCTCATCGCCGTGATGCTCGCGGCTGTGCTCACCGTAGGAGTCGTGGTCGGTGTCGCCGCCCCGGCTCAGGCGCACGACGGCGCCCATGTCCTCATCTTCACGAAGACGACGCAGTACCGGCACACGGACGCGATCGACGAGGGCACCCCGCTCATCACCGCCGCGCTCGCGGCCGAGGGCATCGAGGCGACGCACACCGAGGACTCGACGGTCTTCAACGACACCGACCTCGCCGGGTACGACGCGCTCATCATGTTCCAGACGTCGGGTGACCCGTGGAACGCCGAGCAGAAGGCGGCCCTCGAGCGCTACCAGCAGGCCGGCGGCGGCATCGTGGCCATCCACAACGCCACCGACATGCGCGGCAACTATGCATGGTGGGACGAACTGGTGGGCTCACTCATGCCCGGGCACGCCGCAACGGGATCGGACCCCGGCCAGCCGGGTACGGTGCGGATCGAAGACCACACGCACCCGTCGACCGAGCACTTCGAAGCGAGCCGGTGGGACCGCGCAGACGAGTGGTACAACTTCTCGAACAACGTCCGCGGCACGGCACACGTGCTCGCGTCGATGGATGAGTCGACCTACGACGCCGGCGGCAACGCCATGGGCTACGACCACCCCATCTCCTGGTGCAAGCCCTACGACGGCGGTCGCACCTGGACCACGGCCATGGGCCACTTCGGCTCGCACTACGAAGAACCGGAGTTCATGGCGCACATCGTCGGCGGCGTGAAGTACGCGGCGGGCCTCGAAGAGGGTGACTGCGGCGGTACCGTCTGGGACAGCTTCGAGAAGGTCTCGCTCGACCAGAACACCTCGGCGCCCTTCGCGATGGACATCGCCGAAGACGGCCGTGTCTTCTACACCGAGCTCGTCCGCGGAGAGGTTCGCGTCTGGGACCCCGCGACGAACGCGGTCACGACCGCCCTCCAGCTCGACGTCTACTCCGGCGGCGAAGACGGACTGCTCGGCATCGCCCTCGACAACGACTTCACCGAGAACGGGCAACTCTACGTCTACCGCTCGCCGAATGCGGCCGACAACTCCGACCCGTCGAGCTTCCTGAGCCGCGTCTCGCGATTCACGATGGAGAACGGCACGATCGACCCCGCCTCGGAAGAGCTCATCATCGAAGTGCCCGCACGTCGGCTTCCCGACGAGCCCGGTCACACCGGTGGCGGCCTCGACTTCGACGCACAGGGCAACCTGTACCTCGGCGTCGGCGACGACGTGAACCCGCACTCCGAGCCGTCGGGCGGTTACGCGCCGATCTCGGCTCGCCCGGGCACCTTCCACGACGCTCGCGCGACCTCGGCGAACACGAACGACCTGCGCGGCAAGCTGCTCCGCATCACGCCGAACGCCGACGGACCCGGGTACACCATCCCCGATGGCAACCTCTTCCCCGAGGCCGACGACACCGCGGACAAGACCCTGCCCGAGATCTACGCCATGGGGTTCCGCAACCCCTTCCGCTTCTCGGTCGACCAGGTGACGGGCGCGATCAGCCTCGCCGACTACTCGCCCGACAACGGCAATGACGCACCCGCGACACGCGGCCCGGCGGGCATCGCGGAGTGGAACTACATCACCAGCCCCGGCAACTACGGCTGGCCTCTCTGCATGGGCGACAACGAGCCGTTCCGGAACGTCGACTACACGACGAGCCCGGTGACGGTCGGCGACTTCTTCGACTGCAGCGCGCCGATCAACGACTCGCCCCGGAACACCGGGCTCACCGAGCTGCCCGAGGCTCGTGCCGCAGACATGTGGTACGGCTACCAGCGCTCGTCCGTTCCCGGGATCATCCCCCAGGGCGGCGGTCTCGCGCCCATGGGCGGCCCGGTGTACGACTACGACGCCGAGCTCGAGTCCGACACGAAGTTCCCGGCCTCGTACGACGGCAAGCCCTTCTTCTACGAGTGGGCGCGCAACAAGATGTACTCGATCCAGCTCGCCGACGACACGACCGTCAGCGGCGACGCCGTCGAGAAGGTCAACGCCTTCCTGCCGCAGGAGCAGTTCCTCGCTCCGATCGACTCCAGGTTCGGCCCCGACGGGTCGCTCTACGTGCTCGACTGGGGCGGCGGCTTCGGCCGTGACAACCCCAACTCGGGGCTGCACCGCATCGACTACATCTCGGGTTCGCGTTCGCCGATCGCCAAGATCACGACCGATCAGGAGTCCGGCCCCGCGCCGCTCACCGTGGCGTTCGACGGCTCATCGTCCTCCGACCCCGAAGGCGCGGAGCTCACGTTCGCGTGGGACTTCGAAGACGACGGAACCGTCGATGCGACGACCGCGACGGCAACCAACACCTACGAGACCGACGGCGTGTTCGACGCTCGACTGACCGTCACCGATCCCGACGGAAAGACCGCGACGACGACCGTCCCGATCACCGTGGGCAACACCCGCCCGTCGGTCTCGTTCTCCCTGCCGCCGAACGGCTCGTTCTTCGATTTCGGTGACGAGATCTCGTGGGACGTCTCGGTCACGGACCCCGAGGACGGGACGGTCAACGGTGACGACGTCATCATCCAGCCGGCCCTCGGCCACGATGACCACGCGCACCCCACGACTCCGCTGAGCGGATTCACTGGGTCCACCGAGACGTCGCTCGGCGGGCACGCTCCCGACGAGGACATCTTCTTCGCGATCGACGCCCGGTACACGGACGGCGGCGGCGAAGCCGGTGCCAACCCGCTCACCGGGTCGGAGACGACGCTCGTCTTCCCGAAGCGGAAGCAGGCGGAGTTCTTCGACAGCGCGAGCGAGATGACGACGGCTCCGAGCCGCGACGTCGAAGGCGTCGAGAGCGATCGCGTGATCGTCGGCGGCGACGGTGCATGGGCGCACTTCGATCCGGTGAACTTCCACCGCATCGACGATCTCGCCCTCCGCGTCTCGGCGGTATCGGCGGGAGCGAGCATCGAGCTGCGCAACGGCGCGGTCGACGGTGCACTCCTGGCGACCGCCGAAGTGCCCGCGACCGGATCGATGCGGTTCACCGACGTGCTCGTCGATGTGAGCGCATTCCCCGCAGAGACGATGGACCTCTACGTCGTCTTCCGCGGCGGAGAGATCAAGCTCAACTTCCTCGAGGCGATCGGCCAGGGCTCGTCCCCGGTGGCGTCGCCGACGGTTGCGATCACCGCACCCGAGCAGGACGTCGAGCTCGAGCCCGGACAGGATGTCGCGGTCGAGGCCGAAGCGGCCGGCGATGTGGAGCAGGTCGAGTTCTTCGTCGACGGAGCCTCCATCGGCGTCGACGACGCCGCTCCGTACGCCGCGAACTGGGCTGCACCAGCGGAGGGGCTCTACCAGCTCACCGCCGTCGCGACGAACACCGCGGGCAAGTCCACGACGTCTCGAATCGTGCAGGCACAGGTCGGCGAGCTCTTCGGCGACCTCATCCCGTTCACGAACGCCGAGGGCACCTTCGAGCGGATCGGCGACGGTCAGTTCCGCATCACCGGCGCCGGCGACGACACGTGGCAGGGTACCGACGAGTACTCGACGCTGTACGCGCCCGCCGGCGGCGACGAGGACTGGGAGGCGGTGGTCAAGGTCGATGCGCAGCAGAACACCAACGGCGCCGCCAAGGCCGGCATCATCGTGCGCAACGACATGACGCAGCCGGGCACCTCACCCGGCTACGCCATGGTCGGCATCCGCCCCGCCGGCGGTGTGGAGTTCCTCTCCGACCCCGACGGCAACGGACAGCTCAACAACTCGGTGCAGGCCGGAACGACGAGCTATCCGGTCTGGGTCAAGATGAAGCGTGCCGGCGCCGACTACACGGCGTACTTCTCGAAGGACGGCACCACGTGGACGCAGGTCGGCGGCACGGTCAACCTGACCGGCGCGGCCGCCACGCAGGATGTGGGCATGTTCACCGTCTCGCACGCATCGGGCCCGGGCACGGTCGACTTCGCGGACTTCGCGATCGACACCGACCCCCAGGGTCCCGAGCCGACCGAGCCGCTCGAGCCGCTGATGTGCACGGCCGCTCCGCTCTCCGATGAGTTCGATGCCCCGGCACTCTCGCCGTTCTGGTCGATCCGTGAAGACAGCGCAACGCCGATCACCCAGGGCGACGGGGTGCTGAACCTCCCCGTCACCACCGGGGACATCAACGAGGCCGCCACGGGTCCGGTGAGCTTCGCAGGCAAGCCGTTGCCCGCCGGCGCATGGGAGGCGACCACGAAGATCACGCTCGAGCACACCTCCCACTGGCAGTGGGCCGGACTCGTCGTGCACCAGAGCGACGACGAGTACAACAAGCTCGCCTTCGTGCGGACTCAGGGCGGGCAGCGGATCGTGGAGTTCCAGAGCGAGACGGCCGGTTCGCGAACCACGCCTGCCGCTCCGCAGGTGCCGGCCGACTTCCCGTCGACGATCCACCTCAAGCTGGCCAGCGACGGGACGACCCTGACGGGCGCGTACTCCGCTGACGGCGAGTCGTGGACGGCGCTCACGGGGCAGATGCCGCTCAAGCAGAACGCCAAGATCGGCGTGATGGCAGCGGGTGACCTCGGCACGACTCCGGTCACCGCCCAGGTGGACTCGTTCCACTTCAGCCCCGAGCCCGCTCCCGGAGAGGCCGTCGCACCCAGCGACGAGTTCGACGGCGACGTGCTCGACGGTTGCCGCTGGAGCCAGAGCGTGCGGTACGACTCGAACCACGCCGCAGTCGCCGACGGGCATCTGAAGGTCACGACCCAGCCGGGTGACATCAACGGCGACAACCCGTTGTCGCCGCGGAACTTCATCCTCACCGAGGCGCCCGAGGGCGACTGGGTGGCGACGACGAAGTTCAAGGCGCCGTTGCTGCACCGCTACCAGCTGGCCGGTCTGATGATGTGGGCCGACGACGACAACTACGTCAAGGCCGACGTGGTCGCCACCAATGCCCCGGGCGGCGCGCTCGACCTGCGGGCGGAGCTGGCAGCCGAGGCGGATGGCACGGGCTACGGCAGCCGCAACGTGAACATCGCCGACTCGACCGAGAGCGGGTACTGGTACATCCGGGTCACGAAGACCGGTGACGAGTACACGGCCGAGGTGAGCGACGGCGGGATCAACTGGACCCCGATCGGCGACACCGCGATCACCTTCGACCAGCCGCTGCGCGGCCTCGGCCTGATGGCGATCGGCCCCCAGCAGGAGCAGCCCGTCGTCGTGGAGTTCGACTACTTCCACCTCGAGGCGGATGCCCCCGCGCCCACATTGGACGTGCCGGTGACCGTGAACACGCGGTGCGTGGCCGGCAAGGTGCTCGTGGCGGTACGGGCGACGAACAACGAAGACGTGCCGATGGCACTGTCGTTCGAGTCGGCCTACGGCACGAAGACCTTCGCGGAGGTCGCGCCCGGCAAGAACGCCGTGCACGCCTTCACGACGCGTCAGGTGGGCGTTCCCGAGGGGACGGTCGCCGTCACGGCGACCGCGACCATCGACGGCGCACCGGTGACGGTGACGGTCGACGCCGGATACGACGCAGCGAGCTGCGAGTGA
- a CDS encoding phosphoglyceromutase yields the protein MPHTLVLLRHGNSEWNQKNLFTGWVDVRLSELGTAEAVRAGELLAESGLLPDVQHTSVLTRAIQTANIALDVADRAWIDVRRSWRLNERHYGALQGLDKAETLEKYGPEQFQLWRRSFDVPPPVLADDAEYSQVGDPRYANLDDSELPRTECLKDVIARMLPYWKSDIVPDLATGKTVLVTAHGNSLRALVKHLDGISDDDIAGLNIPTGIPLVYRLGDDFMPLGPGEYLDPEAAAAGAAAVAAQGKK from the coding sequence ATGCCTCACACCCTCGTGCTGCTTCGCCACGGCAACAGCGAATGGAATCAGAAGAACCTGTTCACCGGTTGGGTCGACGTGCGGCTCAGCGAACTCGGCACCGCCGAGGCGGTGCGCGCCGGCGAATTGCTCGCCGAGTCGGGCCTGCTGCCGGATGTGCAGCACACCTCGGTGCTCACGCGCGCGATCCAGACGGCGAACATCGCGCTCGACGTCGCCGACCGGGCGTGGATCGACGTACGTCGCTCGTGGCGACTCAACGAGCGTCACTACGGCGCGCTGCAGGGCCTCGACAAGGCGGAGACCCTCGAGAAGTACGGTCCCGAGCAGTTCCAACTCTGGCGCCGTTCATTCGATGTGCCGCCGCCCGTGCTGGCCGACGATGCCGAGTACAGCCAGGTCGGCGACCCGCGTTACGCGAACCTCGACGACTCCGAGCTGCCCCGGACCGAGTGCCTGAAAGACGTCATCGCGCGCATGCTGCCGTACTGGAAGTCCGACATCGTGCCCGACCTCGCAACCGGCAAGACGGTGCTCGTGACCGCCCACGGCAACTCGCTGCGCGCCCTCGTGAAGCACCTCGACGGCATCAGCGACGACGACATCGCCGGGCTCAACATCCCGACCGGCATCCCGCTGGTCTACCGCCTCGGCGACGACTTCATGCCGCTCGGCCCGGGGGAGTACCTCGACCCCGAAGCCGCTGCTGCGGGGGCCGCCGCGGTCGCGGCGCAGGGCAAGAAGTAG
- the phoU gene encoding phosphate signaling complex protein PhoU, with product MREVFQQELREVQDGLVELAELVADSIEKATHAFNKSDVSLAEEVIADDDRIDQQTVALDELAITILARQQPVARDLRIVVSALRISSSLERMGDMSTHISQLARYRYPDKVVLKSLRPTFAEMGRLDVEIARKLVELLRSEDVELAEEIRNEDDKIDALHLQVFDKVLGETWKGEAVDTVDATLASRYHERFADHAVSIAKKVQYLATGDWDPEKSAI from the coding sequence ATGCGTGAGGTGTTCCAGCAAGAGCTGCGCGAGGTGCAGGACGGGCTCGTCGAGCTCGCCGAACTCGTGGCAGATTCGATCGAGAAGGCGACGCATGCGTTCAACAAGTCCGATGTGAGCCTCGCCGAGGAGGTGATCGCCGACGACGACCGCATCGACCAGCAGACCGTCGCCCTCGACGAGCTCGCGATCACGATCCTCGCCCGCCAGCAGCCCGTCGCGCGTGACCTCCGCATCGTCGTGAGCGCCCTGCGCATCAGCTCCTCCCTCGAGCGCATGGGCGACATGTCGACCCACATCTCGCAGCTCGCGAGATACCGCTACCCCGACAAGGTCGTCCTGAAGTCGTTGCGTCCGACGTTCGCCGAGATGGGTCGGCTCGATGTCGAGATCGCCCGCAAGCTCGTCGAACTCCTCCGCTCCGAAGATGTGGAGCTCGCGGAGGAGATCCGCAACGAAGACGACAAGATCGATGCGCTGCACCTGCAGGTCTTCGACAAGGTGCTCGGTGAGACCTGGAAGGGCGAGGCCGTCGACACGGTCGATGCGACGCTTGCGAGCCGGTACCACGAGCGCTTCGCCGACCACGCGGTCTCGATCGCGAAGAAGGTGCAGTACCTCGCCACCGGCGACTGGGACCCGGAGAAGTCGGCGATCTGA
- a CDS encoding sensor histidine kinase, translating to MDSTWSVLTALALGIFLGAAFSVMLHVAERRGSSAAKVVAPTIPDGVDQVLEVLDSAGVVIDPSNNVLRASPGALSMGLVRQQALTHPELLELVASVRRDGEARVEEVTVARGPFGDATMRLEVRVARLGTRFVLLLAEDRTEAHRLDEVRRDFVANISHELKTPIASVSLLAEALDQAADEPEQVRRFAGRLSVEAARLAHITSEVIELSRLQARDALRPDRLVRVDKVIAAAVDQNRVVAGAKQIEVAVRTSTKAEVYGDRALLVVAVHNLIANAVASSNPGARVGVGAKLDGDVVEIAVTDQGIGIEADDLERIFERFYRVDQARSRNTGGTGLGLSIVKHTVQKHGGDVRVWSQPGRGSTFMIRLPLAEAAIEPDPETTPDPSAADSAATDRGVRT from the coding sequence ATGGACTCCACCTGGTCGGTGCTCACGGCGCTGGCCCTCGGCATATTCCTCGGTGCCGCGTTCTCGGTCATGCTGCACGTTGCCGAGCGCCGCGGATCGAGTGCGGCGAAGGTCGTCGCTCCGACGATTCCCGACGGCGTCGACCAGGTGCTCGAGGTCTTGGATTCCGCCGGCGTCGTGATCGATCCGTCGAACAACGTGTTGCGAGCCTCGCCGGGCGCGCTCTCGATGGGCCTCGTGCGGCAGCAGGCGCTCACGCATCCCGAACTGCTCGAGCTCGTGGCATCCGTTCGTCGCGACGGCGAAGCGCGTGTCGAAGAGGTGACCGTCGCGCGAGGGCCGTTCGGCGACGCGACAATGCGGCTGGAGGTGCGTGTCGCTCGGCTCGGCACCCGCTTCGTGCTGCTCCTCGCGGAGGACCGCACCGAGGCGCACCGGCTCGACGAGGTGCGCCGCGACTTCGTCGCCAATATCAGTCATGAGCTCAAGACGCCGATCGCCTCGGTGAGCCTGCTCGCCGAGGCGCTCGACCAGGCCGCCGACGAGCCCGAGCAGGTGCGTCGCTTCGCCGGGCGCCTCTCGGTCGAGGCCGCGAGGCTCGCGCACATCACGAGCGAGGTCATCGAGCTCTCGCGGCTTCAGGCGCGCGATGCGCTGCGGCCCGACCGGCTCGTTCGCGTCGACAAGGTCATCGCCGCTGCCGTCGACCAGAACCGGGTCGTGGCGGGCGCCAAGCAGATCGAGGTCGCCGTGCGCACCTCGACCAAGGCAGAGGTATACGGCGACCGGGCCCTGCTCGTCGTCGCGGTGCACAATCTCATCGCCAACGCCGTCGCTTCCTCGAACCCCGGCGCCAGGGTCGGCGTCGGTGCCAAGCTCGACGGCGATGTCGTCGAGATCGCGGTCACCGACCAGGGCATCGGCATCGAGGCCGACGACCTCGAGCGCATCTTCGAGCGGTTCTATCGGGTCGACCAGGCGCGATCGCGCAACACCGGAGGAACGGGGCTCGGCCTCAGCATCGTCAAGCACACCGTGCAGAAACACGGTGGCGACGTGCGGGTGTGGTCGCAGCCGGGCCGCGGCTCGACGTTCATGATCCGACTTCCACTCGCCGAAGCGGCCATCGAGCCCGACCCAGAGACGACCCCAGACCCATCGGCTGCGGACTCCGCAGCCACCGACCGAGGAGTCCGCACGTGA
- a CDS encoding response regulator transcription factor, with product MTRILLVEDEIALSDPLSFLLEREGYEVEVAADGPSAVAAFDRAGADLVLLDLMLPGLPGTEVCREIRGRSTVPIIMLTAKDSEIDIVVGLELGADDYVTKPYSTRELLARIRAVLRRRIELEDFDEAVIEGGRVRMDVDRHTVEIEGEPVPMPLKEFELLELLMRNPGRVLTRGQLIDRVWGSDYFGDTKTLDVHIKRIRSKIEQRPSDPVQLVTVRGLGYRFEA from the coding sequence GTGACCCGAATCCTGCTCGTCGAAGACGAGATCGCACTGAGCGACCCGCTGAGCTTCCTGCTCGAACGCGAGGGGTACGAGGTGGAGGTCGCCGCAGACGGCCCGTCGGCCGTCGCGGCGTTCGACCGGGCCGGCGCCGACCTGGTGCTCCTCGACCTCATGCTGCCGGGGCTGCCCGGCACCGAGGTGTGCCGCGAGATTCGCGGCCGCTCGACCGTGCCGATCATCATGCTCACGGCGAAGGACTCCGAGATCGACATCGTGGTCGGCCTCGAACTCGGCGCCGACGACTACGTCACGAAGCCCTACTCGACGCGTGAGCTGCTGGCGCGCATCCGCGCGGTACTCCGCCGGCGAATCGAGCTCGAGGACTTCGACGAGGCCGTCATCGAGGGCGGTCGGGTGCGCATGGATGTCGACCGGCACACGGTGGAGATCGAGGGAGAGCCCGTGCCCATGCCGCTGAAGGAATTCGAGTTGCTCGAACTCCTCATGCGCAACCCCGGCCGCGTGCTCACGCGCGGCCAGCTCATCGACCGGGTCTGGGGCTCCGACTACTTCGGCGACACGAAGACCCTCGACGTGCACATCAAGCGCATCCGTTCGAAGATCGAGCAGCGGCCCTCGGATCCGGTGCAGCTCGTCACCGTGCGCGGCCTCGGGTATCGCTTCGAGGCCTGA